AGGGCCTATCTGATCGGCGATGCGGCGAAGAGCTTCGGCGAGACGCTGAAGGGAAAAGTGGAAGCCGTGCAGTGCGGCACGCTCGACCGCGCCGTCGAGGCCGCGACGCGCGATGCGCGCGCCGATGCGAGCGACCTCAAGGTGGTGCTGCTTTCTCCGGCCTGTGCCTCGTTCGATCAGTTCGCAAATTTCGAGCAGCGCGGAGATGCTTTCCGCGCCGCCGTGCAGGAGCGGGTCGCGACCATGGGGGGTGCCGCCGCATGATCCGTCTCGCGCGCACAAACCGCAGCGTCATCGCCGAATGGTGGTGGACCGTCGACAAGTGGACGTTGCTCGTCCTGATGTGCCTGATGCTGCTTGGCGGCGTGCTGGCGCTTGCGGCGAGCCCGGCCGTTGCGACGCGGATCAACCTGCCGCCATTCCATTTCGTATACCGGCAGATGGTTTTCTTCATTCCCGCCATCGCGGTGATGATCGGCGTATCGCTGCTCAATGTGCGGCAGGTGCGGCGGCTTGCGGCCATTGTTTTCGCCACTGGCTTCGTGCTGATGGCGTTGACGCTCATCATCGGGCCGGAAGTGAAGGGCGCGCATCGCTGGCTGCAGATCGGTCCGCTCGCCATCCAGCCATCCGAATTCGTGAAGCCCGCCTTCATCGTGCTGGTTGCCTGGCTTTTTGCGGAGGCGCAGCGCACGCCCGGCGTTCCAGGCACGGCGCTTGGCCTCGGACTTTACGCCATGGTGGTTTCGGTGTTGGCGCTGCAGCCGGATTTCGGCCAGCTCATGCTCGTCACCGCCGTTTTCGGTGCGATGTTCTTCATGGCCGGGCTTTCCTGGGGATGGATCGGATCCCTGGGCGCGCTTGCCGCTTCCGGCGCCGTTGCGGCCTACACGCTGATGCCGCATGTGGCGAGCCGCGTGAACCGCTTTCTCGATCCGGAATCGGGCGACACCTACCAGATCGACAGGGCGCTCGACGCGTTCCACACCGGCGGCTTTTTCGGGCGCGGGCCGGGCGAGGGCGAGGTAAAGCGCATTCTCCCCGACGCGCATACGGATTTCATTTTCGCCGTCGCGGCGGAAGAATATGGCGTTCTCGCCGGTCTCATCATCATCGGTCTCTTCGCTTTCATCGTGGTGCGGGCGCTCCGCCATGCGATGGAGGAGCAGGACCTCTTCCTGCAATTCGCGACCTGCGGCCTGGTGGCGCTGTTCGGATTGCAGGCGCTCATCAACATGGCGGTGAACGTGAACCTCATGCCGGC
Above is a window of Parvibaculum lavamentivorans DS-1 DNA encoding:
- the ftsW gene encoding putative lipid II flippase FtsW is translated as MIRLARTNRSVIAEWWWTVDKWTLLVLMCLMLLGGVLALAASPAVATRINLPPFHFVYRQMVFFIPAIAVMIGVSLLNVRQVRRLAAIVFATGFVLMALTLIIGPEVKGAHRWLQIGPLAIQPSEFVKPAFIVLVAWLFAEAQRTPGVPGTALGLGLYAMVVSVLALQPDFGQLMLVTAVFGAMFFMAGLSWGWIGSLGALAASGAVAAYTLMPHVASRVNRFLDPESGDTYQIDRALDAFHTGGFFGRGPGEGEVKRILPDAHTDFIFAVAAEEYGVLAGLIIIGLFAFIVVRALRHAMEEQDLFLQFATCGLVALFGLQALINMAVNVNLMPAKGMTLPFISYGGSSLLALAFAMGMLLALTRRRAGSNVAPPSGRRTYA